From Euwallacea similis isolate ESF13 chromosome 14, ESF131.1, whole genome shotgun sequence, one genomic window encodes:
- the Prx6a gene encoding peroxiredoxin-6: MVNLGDIFPNLFVKTTVGDMYLHDWFENSWGILFSHPADFTPVCTTELARVVELKDEFAKRNCKVIALSCDSVESHIKWIRDINMYAKVDEAEFPFPIIADPDRDIALELNMLDPDEKDAAGVVLTARAVFIVDPKKKMRLSILYPATTGRNFDEVLRVLDSLQLCDKHKVATPVDWKKGDEVMVQPSVSDEDCKKLFPAIRVECLPSRKQYIRKTVIEN; the protein is encoded by the exons ATGGTAAATCTAGGAGACATATTTCCGAACCTCTTTGTGAAAACAACAGTTGGTGACATGTATTTACATGACTGGTTTGAGAATTC ATGGGGCATACTGTTCTCACATCCTGCAGACTTTACCCCTGTATGCACCACTGAACTAGCCAGGGTAGTAGAGCTTAAAGATGAGTTTGCAAAACGTAACTGCAAGGTAATCGCGTTATCTTGCGACTCAGTCGAATCTCATATCAAATGGATAAGAGACATCAATATGTATGCCAAAGTAGATGAAGCAGAATTTCCATTTCCCATTATTGCTGATCCAGATCGAGATATTGCTTTAGAATTGAATATGCTTGATCCAGATGAAAAAGATGCTGCAGGAGTGGTTTTGACAGCAAGAGCAGTTTTTATTGTGGATCCTAAGAAGAAAATGAGGTTGTCGATATTGTATCCTGCCACAACTGGAAGGAATTTTGA CGAAGTTCTAAGAGTTTTGGATTCCCTGCAGCTTTGTGACAAACATAAAGTGGCCACCCCTGTTGACTGGAAA AAAGGAGATGAAGTCATGGTCCAACCTTCAGTTTCTGATGAAGATTGCAAGAAATTATTCCCGGCAATAAGAGTTGAATGCCTGCCTTCTAGGAAACAATATATTAGAAAGActgttattgaaaattaa
- the LOC136413381 gene encoding E3 ubiquitin-protein ligase MARCHF5 translates to MSTDASQSTSQEGPKGTSSTTKESGRYCWVCFASEEEDRHASWVQPCNCKGTTKWVHQTCLQRWVDEKQKGGNMSKVTCPQCQTEYIIVFPNMGVLVLILDTVDSFIYKGCPFMAAGIVVGAVYWCAVTYGAITVMQVIGQKEGLAIMEQADPLILLIGLPAIPISLLLGKLIRWEDAVLSFMRKNINKIPIIRRIPPFRIDIATSTRTESSTENDLPPLTSPISATRVLCGALLMPTISTFFGKLLFDSVKSNFHRTVLGGLAFIAVKGCLKIYHKQQNYIRQCQRRILDYTESNISAYVRHNRTQDD, encoded by the exons ATGAGTACGGATGCTAGTCAAAGTACATCTCAAGAAGGCCCCAAAGGGACCTCCAGTACGACCAAGGAATCTGGAAGATATTGTTGGGTATGCTTTGCTTCAGAAGAAGAAGACCGCCATGCATCGTGGGTTCAGCCCTGCAACTGCAAAGGCACCACCAAATGG GTTCACCAAACGTGTCTTCAGAGATGGGTAGATGAGAAACAAAAAGGAGGCAATATGAGCAAAGTTACATGCCCGCAATGTCAGACTGAATACATTATAGTGTTTCCCAATATGGGTGTGTTGGTCCTTATTTTAGATACAGTCGATAGTTTCATATATAAAGGGTGTCCCTTCATGGCTGCAGGGATTGTTGTTGGGGCTGTGTATTGGTGTGCAGTTACCTATGGTGCCATCACAGTTATGCAG GTTATAGGGCAAAAAGAAGGATTGGCAATAATGGAACAAGCAGACCCATTAATTTTGCTTATAGGGCTTCCAGCTATTCCAATTTCCCTTCTCTTAGGCAAACTCATTAGGTGGGAAGATGCTGTACTCAGCTTTATGCGAAAGAATATAAATAAGATTCCTATTATCAGAAGAATCCCTCCATTTAG GATTGATATAGCAACAAGTACTAGGACTGAGTCTTCAACAGAAAACGATCTTCCTCCGCTTACTAGTCCAATCTCCGCTACACGAGTTTTATGTGGAGCGCTGCTAATGCCCACCATATCAACGTTTTTCGGGAAACTTCTATTTGATTCggtaaaatcaaattttcatcgCACAGTATTAGGCGGCTTAGCGTTTATAGCTGTAAAAGgctgtttgaaaatttatcacaAACAACAGAACTACATCAGACAATGTCAGCGAAGAATTTTGGATTATACAGAATCCAATATATCGGCTTATGTGAGACATAATAGGACACAAGATGATTAA
- the LOC136413383 gene encoding 2-aminoethanethiol dioxygenase has product MSKSNHIINVLKQAIVTFTTKKQKPESFPANLEALISLLNNTTSEHVNFPSQFMNPQLWEHPDKAPVSCIEIFEDDHVTMGIFVLKPNGKLPLHNHPQMHGLIKVIAGKVKIVSYSINTEKTKDVDQKSFQDSKAPMPFKARPGRCGIVTAELNDITVVGPNSPTCVLDPDIKNLHEIESLDGPAAFLDILAPPYDYPLPGYETRKCSYYTKLSQVAQNIFRLQEIRSPSWYWTDSHPYTGPDIYEANLTP; this is encoded by the coding sequence atgtctaaatcaAACCATATCATCAACGTCCTCAAACAGGCAATCGTAACATTCACTACCAAAAAACAGAAGCCCGAATCATTTCCTGCCAATTTAGAAGCGTTAATTTCACTCCTCAACAATACCACTAGTGAGCATGTAAATTTCCCAAGCCAGTTCATGAATCCCCAGTTGTGGGAACATCCTGACAAGGCCCCTGTAAGTTGCATAGAAATCTTCGAAGATGACCATGTGACTATGGGCATTTTCGTTCTGAAACCAAACGGCAAGTTGCCTCTGCATAATCATCCGCAAATGCATGGATTGATTAAAGTTATTGCTGGAAAAGTGAAGATAGTGAGTTATTCCATAAACACTGAAAAAACCAAAGATGTAGACCAGAAGAGCTTTCAAGACAGCAAAGCTCCAATGCCATTTAAAGCCAGGCCTGGCAGATGTGGGATTGTTACTGCAGAGTTGAATGATATAACTGTCGTAGGTCCTAATAGCCCCACATGTGTACTAGATCCAGATATCAAGAATCTACATGAAATTGAGAGTTTGGATGGACCTGCAGCTTTCTTGGATATCTTAGCCCCTCCCTATGATTACCCTTTGCCAGGATatgaaactagaaaatgttccTATTATACTAAGTTAAGTCAAGTTGCCCAAAATATCTTTCGGTTGCAAGAAATCAGATCACCAAGCTGGTACTGGACTGATTCTCATCCTTACACTGGACCTGACATATATGAGGCAAATCTGACCCCTTAA
- the l(3)07882 gene encoding nucleolar protein 14 homolog, with protein sequence MAKVKNRKRVSADQVHKTRQDKRAKKTLNPFEVHINKEKMRVLGKKQKNDKGLPGISRAKAIQKRKHTLLNEYKLQHKTNKFVDRRIGEKGQVPEEDKIMARFAALRAKAHNRKSIFNLADDEVLTHRGQTLSEIEKFEDPQSEDGESDDENNSGKLGSSFVEGVHFGGGVLSNTGQEGAKTHKQLIEQLIEESKKRKAEKQKIKEATLELTEKLDTEWKDLVQLVSKSKKTDNTEPKEKPTLDDYDKVMRELKFEAKGTVSDKLKTEDEIAKEEKEKLEKLEKERLERMSGFVDNNSQKPNHRSADDLDDDFVLESDEEGDVLTYDEHGQSNVLVQAELNGKLIGVDKDSADQIKFKESSNLNLDSDQNDESSDTQEEEDEESNSEDSLADLKNDDSMSDESDVETKVLDTHLDSKKRKLKNKSEEPLSKKGKSTQSESRKLNLTESEKKKLQIAENELPFTFKLPESYESFIDVFQDQSSTHQKIILERMIKCNHPSLSEGNKDGLGLLFAYILQYINDLFTDEDNSENLLTNFHTLSTLMASIFELAQLNKENTHNSIVEVIKEKHQEFRKRKKKYPGIEVPVFLKLVSILFSTSDFRHQVVTPCFVFMEQMLTSCRVRTAQDISYGLFICTLVLEYTSLSNRYLPAAINFLSGIFHMCIPKSSVQLIKVVPPFKPLNSHLVLTKKYEKKIPRKYSFSHLLKSELTEHFKVSTLHLALKLLKEFQENLKNLPSCVEIFTDIEVFLNLIPVDLYPGDVQKEFKGVCDLLKKWKSSRKLIYLTIAEKKPKALRLYEPKIVEIFDGKRRKVQSREKAERDKLIHKLKKETKGALREIRRDKAFLGRVKINQRIQSDKERMEKVNKIYAEAASQQSELNALDRKKKRK encoded by the exons ATGGCCAAAGTAAAGAATCGCAAACGTGTGTCTGCGGACCAGGTCCACAAAACGCGTCAAGATAAACGTGCCAAAAAGACCTTAAATCCCTTCGAAGTTCAcataaacaaagaaaaaatgcgAGTTCTGGGAAAGAagcagaaaaatgacaaaggcCTGCCTGGAATTTCCAGAGCAAAAGCCATCCAGAAGCGAAAACATACACTATTAAACGAATACAAATTGCAGCacaaaaccaataaatttgTTGATAGGCGCATAGGGGAGAAGGGTCAAGTGCCTGAAGAAGATAAAATCATGGCCAGATTTGCCGCCCTCAGAGCTAAGGCACACAACaggaaaagcatttttaatttggctGATGATGAGGTTTTGACTCACAGAGGGCAAACTTTGAGTGAAATTGAGAAGTTTGAGGATCCTCAATCTGAGGATGGGGAGAGTGATGATGAGAACAATAGTGGAAAACTGGGCTCAAGTTTTGTGGAGGGTGTACATTTTGGAGGGGGAGTGTTGAGTAATACAG GACAAGAGGGTGCAAAGACCCATAAACAGTTAATAGAGCAACTAATAGAAGAATCCAAAAAGCGCAAAGcagagaaacaaaaaattaaagaagctACTTTAGAGTTAACTGAGAAATTAGATACAGAATGGAAAGATTTAGTGCAATTGGTCAgtaaatccaaaaaaactgataataCAGAGCCTAAAGAGAAACCTACATTGGATGACTACGATAAAGTAATGAGAGAGTTGAAGTTTGAAGCCAAAGGTACTGTGTCTGACAAGTTAAAAACTGAAGATGAAATtgcaaaagaagaaaaagagaaactTGAGAAATTGGAGAAGGAGAGGTTGGAAAGAATGAGTGGGTTTGTTGACAATAATTCTCAAAAG CCAAATCATAGAAGCGCAGATGACTTAGATGATGACTTTGTGTTGGAATCAGATGAAGAAGGAGATGTGTTAACTTATGATGAACATGGCCAATCTAATGTTCTTGTTCAGGCTGAACTGAATGGGAAACTTATAGGGGTTGATAAGGATAGTGCAGATCAAATTAAGTTCAAGGAAAGCAGTAATTTAAATCTTGATTCTGATCAAAATGATGAAAGTTCGGACACTCAGGAAGAAGAAGATGAGGAATCTAATTCTGAGGACTCCTTAGCTGACTTAAAAAATGATGATAGTATGAGTGATGAATCAGATGTAGAAACTAAAGTCTTAGATACTCATTTAGATAGtaagaaaagaaaacttaaGAATAAATCAGAAGAACCTCTATcaaaaaaagggaaaagcACTCAAAGTGAATCAAGAAAGCTGAATCTTACTGAGAgtgagaagaaaaaattacaaatagcAGAAAATGAGTTACCATTCACATTTAAATTGCCAGAATCATATGAAAGCTTTATCGACGTTTTCCAGGACCAGTCATCAACTCATCAGAAAATTATTCTTGAAAGAATGATTAAGTGCAATCACCCAAGCCTTTCAGAAGGAAACAAAGATGGATTAGGACTGCTTTTTGCCTATATTTTGCAGTACATCAATGACCTATTTACAGACGAAGATAACTCCGAAAATCtgttaacaaattttcatacCTTGTCAACCCTTATGGCATCCATTTTTGAACTTGCACAActgaataaagaaaatactCATAATTCAATAGTGGAAGTCATTAAAGAAAAGCATCAGGAGTTCAGGAAGCGGAAAAAGAAATATCCAGGAATAGAAGTGCCAGTTTTCCTTAAGCTTGTCAGTATTTTGTTCTCAACGTCAGATTTCAGGCATCAAGTGGTGACTCCTTGCTTTGTTTTCATGGAACAAATGCTGACCAGTTGCAGAGTTAGGACTGCACAGGATATTTCCTATGGATTGTTCATTTGCACATTGGTTTTAGAG taCACTTCCTTGTCGAACAGATATCTGCCAGCTGCCATTAATTTTCTATCGGGAATTTTTCACATGTGCATTCCAAAATCGAGCGTCCAGCTGATAAAAGTCGTACCCCCATTCAAACCGTTAAATTCACACTtggttttaacaaaaaagtatgagaaaaaaatccccagaaaatacagtttttcccatttattaaaatcagaaCTAACAGAACACTTCAAGGTTTCAACCCTGCACTTGGCTTTAAAACTACTAAAAGAATTCcaagaaaatctgaaaaatctCCCTAGTTGTGTAGAGATTTTCACTGATATTGAAGTATTTCTGAATCTAATTCCTGTGGATTTATATCCTGGTGATGTGCAGAAAGAATTCAAGGGTGTCTGTGATCTTCTGAAGAAGTGGAAATCTTctaggaaattaatttatcttaCTATAGCAGAAAAGAAGCCCAAGGCTTTGAGGTTGTATGAGCCGAAAATAGTTGAAAT ATTTGATGGCAAACGTCGCAAAGTTCAGTCTAGAGAAAAAGCCGAAAGGGATAAGCTCATACATAAATTGAAGAAGGAGACCAAGGGGGCTCTTAGGGAAATTAGACGAGATAAGGCGTTCTTGGGTAGGGTGAAAATCAATCAAAGGATTCAGAG TGACAAAGAAAGAATGGagaaagttaataaaatttatgccGAAGCTGCCAGTCAACAGAGCGAACTTAATGCTTTGGATAGGAAGAAGAAACGTAAATAA